Proteins encoded in a region of the Panicum hallii strain FIL2 chromosome 3, PHallii_v3.1, whole genome shotgun sequence genome:
- the LOC112887600 gene encoding uncharacterized protein LOC112887600, with product MASLQSALLAPPPLCSCSHGFLFPRFRKLPPRFSNGSCSTAGPSARIEFLGKSGAFPWRTAGRQRLRLGAAGAGRGPFFGGGGRRMDKGTSRVVGNLAFAAVLTYLAVTGHLRWVLDAIVSLWLLTILLPILALGAFFFFAGKDILQGECPNCGKSFQILKSALKDGPQLCPYCTQPFSVQGNKFVRESARFSSGRGATATNRRVFNEFFNRGMRGMAPSGTIVDVEAEVKDVEAEVKDVE from the exons ATGGCCTCGCTCCAGTCTGCTCTTCTCGCTCCTCCCCCGCTCTGCAGCTGTTCGCACGGCTTTCTCTTCCCAAGGTTCAGGAAACTGCCTCCAAGATTCTCAAATGGGTCTTGTTCCACGGCGGGACCGTCGGCGCGGATCGAGTTCTTGGGGAAAAGCGGGGCCTTTCCTTGGAGAACGGCTGGGCGACAGCGGCTGCGACTTGGCGCCGCCGGGGCCGGGAGAGGCCCCttcttcggcggcggcgggaggcgcaTGGACAAGGGCACGAGCCGGGTCGTGGGGAACCTCGCCTTCGCCGCCGTCTTGACGTACCTCGCCGTGACAGGCCACCTCCGCTGGGTTCTTGACGCCATCGTCTCCCTCTGG CTCCTCACAATACTGCTGCCTATTCTGGCTCTGGGTGCATTTTTCTTCTTTGCAGGAAAAGATATACTCCAGGGTGAG TGTCCAAACTGTGGAAAAAGCTTCCAGATATTGAA GTCAGCTTTAAAAGATGGACCACAACTCTGTCCTTATTGCACGCAGCCTTTCTCTG TTCAGGGCAACAAATTTGTTAGAGAATCTGCTAGATTTTCATCTGGAAGGGGTGCTACTGCTACAAATAGACGAGTGTTCAATGAGTTCTTCAATCGCGGCATGAGAG GAATGGCCCCTTCTGGAACAATCGTGGATGTCGAGGCTGAAGTCAAGGACGTAGAAGCTGAAGTCAAGGATGTCGAATGA
- the LOC112887060 gene encoding H/ACA ribonucleoprotein complex non-core subunit NAF1 codes for MVRHPKPPSPSPRPPPSDSDTGIGFDPVEEWLVDFDPAMSGELGSPAKGLGPAEEAVLPHAPAPTTTTCDDSAGKVSDGSAALNSCEFGMKREPVQAGDFCGGEIGEKAEMVGGRLDVLLAPDQLLASGIGDLAVKEDVSEQAVAIEMAAAPADVEMNTAVSGGKEEQESREEESESSEEEESSEASSSSEDEEQGDKKDEESSEASSSSDEEELEAMKLGGAGGNSLEALLEEGELMVGSDEEDEEPKGRSKSKHEAEILPPVPKIEIQLEPHHQTLPVGTISAIMGERVIVEGSVQHNPLNEGSILWITESRIPLGIVDELFGPVKNPYYLVRYNSEEEVPAGISAGTSVSFVAEFADHILNMKELYAKGYDASADNDDQEDEPEFSDDEKEAEYKRSLRQAKRQTDRQHEPNKHSGDKKRSQPRGGGFRKDMPPRNRDAPIPGQQSHPRFHSSDMAPAVAENKARSLGPQNAPMSSPTMLPPGPMNPAMPSPVHLANQMGGCFINPAQQFLPQQPNMVWPGGLPPPPHANMGVDGAALAASIMQNLLAGANQFQQQMQNQNFGGFPNQMPMPFPQFMPQTGMPANQLPFGGGPPAGNSLFGAAPQMPMGQGNFGQLPPHMVSGNRQEQGPRPGLPDDPRGFTNPAQPHGDGAEHSPPQFSSGQFNQGSSSFRGGRPQRGGRHSSGRGGARGGRHRR; via the exons ATGGTGCGGCATCCTAagcccccttctccctccccgcgcccgccgccctcgGACTCGGACACCGGCATCGGCTTTGACCCCGTCGAGGAGTGGCTCGTGGACTTCGACCCCGCCATGTCGGGCGAGCTGGGGAGCCCAGCCAAGGGCCTCGGACCCGCCGAGGAGGCGGTGCTTCCTcacgcgccggcgccgacgacgacgacctgcGACGACAGCGCTGGAAAGGTCTCGGATGGTTCGGCGGCGCTCAATAGCTGTGAGTTCGGTATGAAACGGGAGCCCGTCCAGGCCGGAGATTTTTGCGGCGGCGAAATCGGAGAGAAGGCTGAGATGGTGGGCGGCAGACTGGACGTGCTGCTTGCCCCGGATCAGCTTCTGGCGTCGGGGATTGGTGATTTGGCAGTGAAAGAGGATGTCTCCGAGCAAGCAGTTGCTATCGAGATGGCTGCCGCCCCTGCCGATGTTGAGATGAATACCGCGGTGTCAGGCGGCAAGGAGGAGCAGGAAAGCAGGGAGGAAGAGTCGGAGAGTAGCGAGGAGGAGGAGTCGAGCGAGGCTTCCTCGAGCAGCGAGGATGAAGAGCAGGGGGACAAGAAGGATGAGGAGTCGAGTGAAGCCTCGTCAAGCAGTGACGAGGAAGAGCTGGAAGCCATGAAACTTGGTGGTGCTGGTGGCAATAGCTTGGAGGCCCTCCTTGAGGAGGGTGAATTGATGGTTGGGAGCGATGAAGAGGATGAGGAACCGAAGGGCCGCAGCAAATCCAAACATGAAGCAGAG ATCCTTCCTCCAGTCCCAAAGATTGAAATACAATTGGAGCCACATCATCAGACTCTTCCAGTAGGGACTATCTCAGCT ATTATGGGGGAGAGAGTGATTGTTGAAGGATCAGTCCAACACAATCCCCTGAATGAAGGCTCAATTCTCTGGATAACAGAAAGCAGGATACCCCTTGGTATTGTCGATGAGTTATTTGGACCTGTAAAAAATCCGTACTATCTGGTGCGGTACAACTCTGAGGAAGAAGTTCCTGCAGGGATCAGTGCAGGAACCAGCGTCTCTTTTGTAGCGGAGTTTGCTGATCACATCCTGAACATGAAGGAGCTCTATGCGAAAGGTTATGATGCATCCGCAGACAATGACGACCAAGAAGATGAACCTGAATTCTCCGATGATGAGAAGGAGGCCGAGTACAAAAGGTCACTTCGCCAAGCAAAAAGGCAGACTGATAGACAGCATGAGCCAAATAAGCATTCTGGCGATAAGAAGAGATCACAGCCCAGAGGTGGCGGCTTTCGGAAGGACATGCCACCAAGGAACCGGGATGCACCAATACCAGGTCAGCAGTCACATCCCCGTTTTCACTCCTCAGACATGGCTCCTGCAGTTGCTGAAAATAAGGCACGCTCATTGGGGCCTCAGAACGCTCCTATGAGTTCTCCAACCATGCTGCCACCTGGCCCAATGAATCCTGCCATGCCATCACCAGTTCATCTTGCAAATCAGATGGGCGGCTGCTTCATCAATCCAGCACAGCAGTTCTTGCCACAGCAGCCGAACATGGTTTGGCCTGGTGGGCTTCCTCCACCGCCCCATGCGAACATGGGGGTAGACGGAGCTGCCCTCGCTGCCAGCATCATGCAGAACCTGCTTGCCGGAGCAAACCAGTTCCAGCAACAGATGCAGAACCAGAACTTTGGCGGTTTCCCGAACCAAATGCCCATGCCCTTCCCGCAATTCATGCCCCAGACTGGAATGCCCGCAAATCAGTTGCCATTCGGTGGTGGACCCCCGGCTGGGAATTCCCTGTTTGGTGCAGCACCTCAAATGCCTATGGGGCAAGGCAACTTTGGCCAACTGCCTCCACACATGGTCTCCGGGAATAGGCAGGAACAGGGACCCCGTCCTGGGCTCCCAGATGACCCCCGAGGATTCACAAACCCAGCGCAACCCCATGGAGATGGAGCTGAGCATTCACCTCCCCAGTTCAGTTCTGGGCAGTTTAACCAAGGGAGCTCGTCCTTCCGTGGCGGAAGGCCGCAGCGCGGTGGCCGGCATTCCTCAGGCAGAGGTGGCGCACGAGGTGGCCGGCATCGTAGATAG